The DNA sequence CTGGACCCGCATCTCGCTCGAGTTCCTCACCCAGGCGCCCAGCCAGGGCATGACCGAGGGCGGCATCTTCCCGGCCATCTACGGCACCGCCATCCTCACCCTGCTCATGACCGTGGCGGTCATGCCGGTGGGCGTGCTCACCGCCATCTACCTGCACGAGTACGCCCCCAAGGGCGGCCGCCTGGCCGGGCTGGTGCGCATCGCGGTGCAGAACCTGGCCGGGGTGCCCTCCATCGTCTTCGGCCTCTTCGGCCTGGGCTTCTTCATCCAGTTCGTCGGGCGAGGCATGGACCGGGCGCTCTCCGCCGAGGGGGCCCTCACCTACGGCCAGCCGGCCCTCATCTGGGCGGCGCTGACCCTGGCCATCCTGACCCTGCCGGTGGTCATCGTCTCCACCGAGGAGGCGCTGCGGGCCGTGCCGCGCGAGTGGCGCGACGCCTCGCTGGCGCTGGGCGCCACCAAGTCGCAGACCCTGGCGCGGGTCATCCTGCCCTCGGCGGTGCCGGGCATCCTCACCGGCGCCATCCTGGCGGTGGCGCGGGGCGCGGGCGAGGTGGCCCCCATCCTCTTCACCGGGGTGGCCTACTTCCTGCCCGACCTGCCCACCAGCTTCTTCTCCCAGTTCATGCACCTCGGCTACCACGTCTACGTGCTGGCCACCCAGTCCACCGACGTGGAGGCCACCAAGCCGCTGCTCTACGCCACGGTGCTGGTGCTGCTCACGCTCACCTTCACCCTCAACCTGGTCGCCATCGTGCTGCGCATCCGCAGCCGCCGCGCCGCCGCCAGCGGTCACTGAGATCCCATGAGCCCCGAGACCGTCCCCCCGCCCCGCGCCAAGATGGAGGCGCGCGACCTCCAGATCTCCTACGGCCCCAAGGTGGCCGTGAAGGGGGTCACCCTGGCCATGACGGAGCACCGGGTCACGGCGCTGATCGGGCCGTCGGGCTGCGGCAAGTCCACCTTCCTGCGGGCCCTCAACCGGATGAACGACCTCATCCCCGGCGCCAGCATGCAGGGCCAGGTGCTGCTGGACGGGGAGAGCGTGCTGCAGGGGAGCCTCGACGTGGTGGAGCTGCGCCGCCGGGTCGGCATGGTCTTCCAGAAGTCCAACCCCTTCCCCAAGTCGATCTTCGAGAACGTGGCCTACGGGCTGCGGGTGGCCGGCCAGAAGGACCGGAAGCTCCTCGACGAGCGGGTCGAGCGGTCGCTGCGGGGCGCCGCCCTGTGGGACGAGGTGAAGGACCGGCTGGCCGAGAGCGCCATGGGGCTGTCGGGCGGCCAGCAGCAGCGCCTGTGCATCGCCCGCGCCCTGGCCATCGAGCCTGAGGTGCTGCTGATGGACGAGCCGGCCAGCGCCCTCGACCCCATCGCCACCGCCAAGATCGAGGACCTGATCCACGAGCTGAAGGACCGCTACACCATCGCCATCGTCACCCACAACATGCAGCAGGCGGCCCGGGTCTCCGACCAGACCGCCTTCTTCTACATGGGCGAGCTGGTCGAGGTGGGCCCCACCGAGCAGATCTTCACCAACCCGCGCGAGACGCGGACCGAGGACTACGTCACCGGGAAGTTCGGGTAGGCTCCCGG is a window from the Anaeromyxobacter sp. genome containing:
- the pstA gene encoding phosphate ABC transporter permease PstA; protein product: MSLSARKAVGAGLTGLTGAAAALIVVMLGFILWDVVAGGWTRISLEFLTQAPSQGMTEGGIFPAIYGTAILTLLMTVAVMPVGVLTAIYLHEYAPKGGRLAGLVRIAVQNLAGVPSIVFGLFGLGFFIQFVGRGMDRALSAEGALTYGQPALIWAALTLAILTLPVVIVSTEEALRAVPREWRDASLALGATKSQTLARVILPSAVPGILTGAILAVARGAGEVAPILFTGVAYFLPDLPTSFFSQFMHLGYHVYVLATQSTDVEATKPLLYATVLVLLTLTFTLNLVAIVLRIRSRRAAASGH
- a CDS encoding phosphate ABC transporter ATP-binding protein; its protein translation is MEARDLQISYGPKVAVKGVTLAMTEHRVTALIGPSGCGKSTFLRALNRMNDLIPGASMQGQVLLDGESVLQGSLDVVELRRRVGMVFQKSNPFPKSIFENVAYGLRVAGQKDRKLLDERVERSLRGAALWDEVKDRLAESAMGLSGGQQQRLCIARALAIEPEVLLMDEPASALDPIATAKIEDLIHELKDRYTIAIVTHNMQQAARVSDQTAFFYMGELVEVGPTEQIFTNPRETRTEDYVTGKFG